Proteins encoded within one genomic window of Papio anubis isolate 15944 chromosome X, Panubis1.0, whole genome shotgun sequence:
- the MSL3 gene encoding male-specific lethal 3 homolog isoform X2 produces the protein MEERTINIEIPEVLKKQLEDDCYYINRRKRLVKLPCQTNIITILESYVKHFAINAAFSANERPRHHHVMPHANMNVHYIPAEKNVDLCKEMVDGLRITFDYTLPLVLLYPYEQAQYKKVTSSKFFLPIKESATSTNRSQEELSPSPPLLNPSTPQSTESQPTTGEPATPKRRKAEPEALQSLRRSTRHSANSDRLSESSASPQPKRRQQDTSASMPKLFLHLEKKTPVHSRSSSPIPLTPSKEGSAVFAGFEGRRTNEINEVLSWKLVPDNYPPGDQPPPPSYIYGAQHLLRLFVKLPEILGKMSFSEKNLKALLKHFDLFLRFLAEYHDDFFPESAYVAACEAHYSTKNPRAIY, from the exons atggaagaaagaacaaTAAATATAGAAATCCCTGAAGTTCTGAAGAAGCAGCTGGAGGATGATTGTTACTACATTAACAGGAGGAAACGG TTAGTGAAACTTCCATGCCAGACCAACATCATAACGATTTTGGAATCCTATGTGAAGCATTTTGCTATCAATGCAGCCTTTTCAGCCAATGAGAGACCTCGTCACCATCACGTTATGCCACATGCCAACATGAACGTGCATTATATCCCAGCAGAAAAGAA TGTTGACCTTTGTAAGGAGATGGTGGATGGATTAAGAATAACCTTTGATTACACTCTCCCGTTGGTTTTACTCTATCCATATGAGCAAGCTCAGTATAAAAAGGTGACTTCGTCTAAGTTTTTTCTTCCCATTAAGGAAAGTGCCACAAGCACTAACAG GAGCCAGGAGGAACTCTCTCCCAGCCCACCTTTGTTGAATCCATCCACGCCACAGTCCACAGAGAGTCAGCCGACCACTGGTGAACCAGCCACCCCTAAAAGGCGCAAAGCTGAGCCAGAAGCATTGCAGTCTCTGAGGCGGTCCACGCGCCACAGTGCCAACAGTGACAGGCTTTCCGAGAGCAGCGCTTCACCTCAGCCCAAGCGCCGGCAGCAGGACACGTCCGCCAGCATGCCCAAGCTCTTCCTGCACCTGGAAAAGA AAACACCTGTGCATAGCAGATCATCTTCACCTATTCCTCTGACTCCTAGCAAGGAAGGGAGTGCTGTGTTTGCTGGCTTTGAAGGGAGAAGaactaatgaaataaatgag GTCCTTTCCTGGAAACTTGTGCCTGACAATTACCCGCCAGGTGACCAGCCGCCTCCACCCTCTTACATTTATGGGGCACAACATTTGTTGCGATTGTTTG tGAAACTTCCGGAAATCCTTGGAAAGATGTCCTTTTCTGAGAAGAATCTGAAGGCTTTATTGAAGCACTTTGATCTCTTTTTGAg gtttttaGCAGAATACCATGATGACTTCTTCCCAGAGTCGGCTTACGTCGCTGCCTGTGAGGCACATTACAGCACCAAGAACCCCCGggcaatttattaa
- the MSL3 gene encoding male-specific lethal 3 homolog isoform X1, with protein MSASEGMKFKFHSGEKVLCFEPDPTKARVLYDAKIVDVIVGKDEKGRKIPEYLIHFNGWNRSWDRWAAEDHVLRDTDENRRLQRKLARKAVARLRSTGRKKKRCRLPGVDSVLKGLPTEEKDENDENSLSSSSDCSEDKDEEISEESDIEEKTEKEEPELQTKREMEERTINIEIPEVLKKQLEDDCYYINRRKRLVKLPCQTNIITILESYVKHFAINAAFSANERPRHHHVMPHANMNVHYIPAEKNVDLCKEMVDGLRITFDYTLPLVLLYPYEQAQYKKVTSSKFFLPIKESATSTNRSQEELSPSPPLLNPSTPQSTESQPTTGEPATPKRRKAEPEALQSLRRSTRHSANSDRLSESSASPQPKRRQQDTSASMPKLFLHLEKKTPVHSRSSSPIPLTPSKEGSAVFAGFEGRRTNEINEVLSWKLVPDNYPPGDQPPPPSYIYGAQHLLRLFVKLPEILGKMSFSEKNLKALLKHFDLFLRFLAEYHDDFFPESAYVAACEAHYSTKNPRAIY; from the exons ATGAGCGCGAGCGAGGGCATGAAATTTAAATTCCACTCAGGGGAGAAAGTGCTGTGCTTCGAGCCTGACCCCACCAAGGCGCGAGTGCTGTACGATGCCAAG ATTGTTGATGTTATTGTTGGGAAAGACGAAAAAGGCAGAAAGATCCCAGAATATCTGATCCATTTTAATGGTTGGAACAGAAG CTGGGATAGATGGGCAGCCGAAGATCATGTGCTTCGTGATACCGATGAAAATCGTAGATTACAGCGTAAATTGGCAAGAAAAGCTGTAGCTCGCCT GAGGAgcacaggaagaaagaagaagcgCTGCAGGTTGCCTGGTGTTGACTCTGTCTTAAAAGGCCTCCCCActgaagaaaaagatgaaaatgatgaaaact CATTAAGCAGTTCCTCTGACTGTAGTGAAGACAAGGATGAAGAAATAAGTGAAGAAAGTGATATTGAAGAAAAGACTGAG AAAGAAGAACCAGAGCTTCAAACAAAAagggaaatggaagaaagaacaaTAAATATAGAAATCCCTGAAGTTCTGAAGAAGCAGCTGGAGGATGATTGTTACTACATTAACAGGAGGAAACGG TTAGTGAAACTTCCATGCCAGACCAACATCATAACGATTTTGGAATCCTATGTGAAGCATTTTGCTATCAATGCAGCCTTTTCAGCCAATGAGAGACCTCGTCACCATCACGTTATGCCACATGCCAACATGAACGTGCATTATATCCCAGCAGAAAAGAA TGTTGACCTTTGTAAGGAGATGGTGGATGGATTAAGAATAACCTTTGATTACACTCTCCCGTTGGTTTTACTCTATCCATATGAGCAAGCTCAGTATAAAAAGGTGACTTCGTCTAAGTTTTTTCTTCCCATTAAGGAAAGTGCCACAAGCACTAACAG GAGCCAGGAGGAACTCTCTCCCAGCCCACCTTTGTTGAATCCATCCACGCCACAGTCCACAGAGAGTCAGCCGACCACTGGTGAACCAGCCACCCCTAAAAGGCGCAAAGCTGAGCCAGAAGCATTGCAGTCTCTGAGGCGGTCCACGCGCCACAGTGCCAACAGTGACAGGCTTTCCGAGAGCAGCGCTTCACCTCAGCCCAAGCGCCGGCAGCAGGACACGTCCGCCAGCATGCCCAAGCTCTTCCTGCACCTGGAAAAGA AAACACCTGTGCATAGCAGATCATCTTCACCTATTCCTCTGACTCCTAGCAAGGAAGGGAGTGCTGTGTTTGCTGGCTTTGAAGGGAGAAGaactaatgaaataaatgag GTCCTTTCCTGGAAACTTGTGCCTGACAATTACCCGCCAGGTGACCAGCCGCCTCCACCCTCTTACATTTATGGGGCACAACATTTGTTGCGATTGTTTG tGAAACTTCCGGAAATCCTTGGAAAGATGTCCTTTTCTGAGAAGAATCTGAAGGCTTTATTGAAGCACTTTGATCTCTTTTTGAg gtttttaGCAGAATACCATGATGACTTCTTCCCAGAGTCGGCTTACGTCGCTGCCTGTGAGGCACATTACAGCACCAAGAACCCCCGggcaatttattaa